In Megalobrama amblycephala isolate DHTTF-2021 linkage group LG21, ASM1881202v1, whole genome shotgun sequence, the genomic stretch ttctgagtttacatctcgtaattctgagttacatctcgtaattctgagttacatctcgtaattctgagttacatctcgtaattctgagttacatctcgtaattctgagttacatctcgtaattctgagtttacatctcgtaattctgagttacatctcgtaattctgactttttttctcagaattctcagggtttattttattttaagaaaatagcgactttaaatctcacaattctaaccttttcttgcaattctgagtttatttcttgcaattcttttttctcataatttataattaaatagttCATATCTTACAATTCTAACTTCCCGCAATTCtcagaaaaagtcagaattacatttttattttatttttttattctgtagcAGAAACAGGCTTATTTTAGATTGGTCTAATCTGAATATGAAAAGTAAGACTGACCACTCCTGGTCAACTGCTGGTCAATCCAGTTCTTAATGAAACTGCCACCAGATCACATTGATTCATAATCATTCATTTCTAGTATTTTATTcgctgcatgtgtgtgtgtaactggTGTTTAGTGATGTAGACGATGAGAATAACAGCAGTTTCACCTCTGGATCCTCCACTGAGCTCTCAGCTTCTTCTGCAGGCTCTTGAACCCGGAGCTGGAGCTGAACAGCTCTCGTTTCGACGCGTTCAGAATGACGATATTCCGCTGCTCTCGGTCCATGCTGACATATGATCACGATATTATATTGATATGATCTCGATATTATATTTGATGGACAGATTTCTGTCTCTTCCTCGCTGTTTTCCTCCTCACAGGCTGATGAGTTTAATGTTTCAACACATTATCTCCTCGGGACGATCCTGACGTTAAACGACAACGACAGCAAGAACTGCAAAACACACATAAACTGTAAATATTTCATAACATAAACTGTAAATATTGTGCATCATCACGTCACTGTTATGAGCGGCTAAGCTAGCAGCTAAAGCTAATCTCTCTCGCGACACGACTGATCAAATCTGCTCAAACACGGCACAGTTATAGCGCTACATCACCGACAAAATATAGATGCTTCTAAACAACGAAAAAGGCATTAAAGTTACCACAGAATTCACCATAATGTAGTGTCCGAGAGCGATGCATTGTGGGTATCTGGACAACACGAGCGTAACCAGGGGCGCTTCCTTCATAGCAACTGTGCGTGCGCGTGCGCGTGTAGAAATAAAACAGGatactttattattaattcTTAAAAGTGACTGAGACAGTTATAGATGTCCATTTACACCACTTAAGAGAAGATCAGGCTTTGTTAAATCGAAATTATGCCGTAAAACTTCGGAATTACGACATTTTACATACTAAATCATATTTATGAGTCGAATAATGACATCCTGAGACAAAACTATGACATACTAGCTCATATTTGGATTAAAAGTCGAAATTACCTTTCTGAAGTTTGCGCCACatacagtaaatattaaaaatgtaaacaaataaagtCCACGAGTGAAGAATTATTAATCAGAAGAAAGTGAGAGGATGACGACACAAAATTAATTAACTGCCTGAAACAGCTCTGATCAATTATCAAAGTTTCAATGTCAAGAAATTATCTTTCTTTTAGTGACATTAACTGACATTCAGGAATAATCAGATatggacatgaaatattgactcgagttcaaattttattttacttctagATTATGAAGATAATcaaatttcaaaaaacaaaaacacctcAGATGAAACTGAAGGCAGACATGAACCTGAAATCATAAACTCTGATCCAGAGATGAGAGCAGAAATAATAAACATACTGTAATATACAGATCAAACTCCAGAGCAACACGTGGTCACTGGATTGTTTTGATGTGAGAAGAgaccaaaatgtgtttattatcTGCCTAAAATATCTTATATGTTTTGGTAACCATTAGTTTTCAAATATTAACTTTTGTTAATGGATTAGGAACTAAGAATGAGCAAATTAACATGAAACATTAAGAGACAGTAAGACCTTGTGTTCAGCGATGGTCACATGGACACTCAGGTGAGGAGATTCTCCTGTAATAGTCTGAAGGAAGGAGGAGATTCTGATTTAACTCACCAGATCAAATGGTTTATTGGAAGCTTGAgggtttatatctcgcaatagcaaaaaaaaaaaaaaaaaaaaaagtcagaattgtgagctgAAGAATTATTTTGACCCAgattattaaagtaaaatatgttGAGGTTAAATGGCTGGACGTGTCTGTGTATTTGATGTAATTACACCTCATGTGTGAACAAAAAAAACTCTTAttttgagaaagaaaaaagcaaCACCAATAaccaattaaatgtttatttaactaaaacacttgaaaatatccaaaaatcCATTTAAAAATGAGATCAATCACAGAAATCACACCGCAAGTGATGCATTCAACtttttgtaaacaaaaacaaaaattcaaaGTCATTTCAAGATGAGCAAAAGCACTAACAGAAACAAAAGCTtccaggggaaaaaaaaaaaaaaaaaaaaaaaaaaaaagaaaaatcatcaGCGAGAGACAGGAATGAGTTACTCTACAGTGAGGACGCTCCGCCGGACACTCAACGATCACATGTGTGGACAGATGCGCATCCTCAAACATGACAAGAGCCTCTTAAAGACGTCTCATACTAAAGCAAGAAGAACAACCAATGACCCGAACAATGCTTACAAGcacaaaatattacaaattctGATTTGACGCCTCACGTGGGGAGAAAAACCCTCTGtatgcaaatgtgttttcatGCAATGTTGAAAACGGCACGTGAATCAATACTACACTGGGCGCAGCCTCTCGAGCGTCTGGTGAGTGTTCATAGGCTGTGAATGATCAATTAAACACTGAACTGCATCAGATGTTCCTGCTGTGAGATCCAATCAGAGACTAGTCTTGAGACGCAGACCTGGAGCGGGAACGAGACTTTGATCGAGACGGAGAGCGAGACGCAGAGCGTTTGCCGGGCGACTCCGACTGACGGCGATTCTCTTTCGGGGACGGCGAACGAGAGGCGGACTTGGCCCTCTCTCCGTCTCCGTTCTCCCTCGGCGAGGCGGAGCGGCTTCGGGATTTCTTACTCACAGACTTCTCCTTGGAGCGGCTTCTGGAATCTCTCTCCGACTTCGCTTTGGAGCGGCTCTTGGAGCGACTCTTGGAACGAGATTTGCGCGCATCGGAGCGAGAGCGGGACTTCTGCGTGCGCGAGCGGGACCGAGACTTGGACTTTCTGGAGCGGGACTTTGTCGGGGACTTGGAGTGAGACTTCCTCCCGGACCTGGAGCGGGACTTGCGACCGGACCTGGAGCGGGAGCGGCGCTTGCTGCGGGACCTTGACCTGGAGAAGACGGACAGAAGAGAGTTAGAAAAAGCAATCGGAGTCGCATTTCAGccgcacaaacaaacaaacaaacaaacgcaCGCCATCCTACCGAGATCTGGAGCGGGAATGGCTCCGGGAACTCCTGCGGCTCCTGCTGCGAGAACGGCGTCTGCTACGAGACCTGTGAAAGAGCGTTTGAGTCGAGAGATCTACAGAAACACATGACTGAGACGAAGCTGAAGACGAAGGCCTGACCTGGACCTGCTCCCAGAGTAGGAACGGCGGCGTCTGGGCTTGTCCTCCACCAGACGGATTTTTCTTCCATTAATATCGGTGCCATCCAACTTGTCAATAGCTCTCTTCATATCGGAGTAGGAGCGAAACTCAATCACGCCCTCATTGGTC encodes the following:
- the srsf6b gene encoding serine and arginine rich splicing factor 6b, coding for MPRVYVGRLSYHVREKDIQRFFSGYGKLLEIDLKNGYGFVEFEDTRDADDAVYELNGKDLCGERVIVEHARGPRRDRDGYGGGYGGGGRSSSGYSSRSRSGRDKYGPPVRTEYRLIVENLSSRCSWQDLKDFMRQAGEVTYADAHKERTNEGVIEFRSYSDMKRAIDKLDGTDINGRKIRLVEDKPRRRRSYSGSRSRSRSRRRSRSRSRRSSRSHSRSRSRSRSRSKRRSRSRSGRKSRSRSGRKSHSKSPTKSRSRKSKSRSRSRTQKSRSRSDARKSRSKSRSKSRSKAKSERDSRSRSKEKSVSKKSRSRSASPRENGDGERAKSASRSPSPKENRRQSESPGKRSASRSPSRSKSRSRSRSASQD